One genomic window of Candidatus Deferrimicrobiaceae bacterium includes the following:
- a CDS encoding DUF2892 domain-containing protein — protein sequence APREDSMNTERWIRVIAGTFVLASLFLGLYVSRYWFLFTAFVGLNLFQSGLTNWCLMEMILKKAGVPEE from the coding sequence AGCACCAAGGGAGGATTCGATGAACACGGAAAGATGGATCCGGGTGATCGCGGGGACATTCGTGCTGGCAAGCCTTTTCCTCGGGCTGTACGTAAGCAGATACTGGTTTCTGTTCACCGCTTTCGTCGGGCTCAACCTGTTCCAGTCCGGCTTGACGAACTGGTGCCTCATGGAAATGATCCTGAAGAAGG